One window of the Peromyscus leucopus breed LL Stock chromosome 17, UCI_PerLeu_2.1, whole genome shotgun sequence genome contains the following:
- the LOC114695155 gene encoding 40S ribosomal protein S12-like: MNINTALQEVLKTALIHDCLARGIREAAEALDKHQAHLCELISNCDEPMDVKLVEALGAEHHINLIKVDDKKLGEWVGLCKTDGEGEPCQVVASSYVVVEDYGKESQAKDVIEEYFKCKI, translated from the coding sequence ATGAACATCAATACTGCTCTACAAGAGGTGCTGAAGACCGCCCTCATCCACGATTGCCTAGCACGTGGCATCCGCGAAGCTGCTGAAGCCTTAGACAAGCACCAAgcccatctctgtgagctcatatccAATTGTGATGAGCCTATGGATGTCAAGTTGGTGGAGGCCCTTGGTGCCGAGCACCACATCAACCTGATTAAGGTTGATGACAAGAAGCTAGGGGAATGGGTAGGCCTCTGTAAAACTGATGGAGAAGGGGAGCCATGCCAAGTGGTTGCTTCCAGTTATGTAGTGGTTGAAGACTATGGCAAAGAATCTCAGGCCAAGGATGTCATCGAAGAGTACTTCAAGTGCaagatatga